The genomic stretch CGTAAGAACAGTGCCTGTGAACCAGACAGCTTAGTGAAGTACAGGAGTGTATTTCTGAATGAGAGGAACAAGTTAATACCAATATCACTGTGGGAATAATAGGTGTAACAGGCTGTTAGGCATCTCTTATAGAAAGTTAATTCACTGTAACTTGGGGCTTCATTGGCATTCTGATGAAGACCAagtttttatttgcttctttaaCCTGGAAGAAAAGGTCACCAGTTCTACCCCCTTTAGCCTCAAGTTTTTACATGGATGGGGCAAGAGAGCTGGCAGTGGTGATAATTATAGGATTTGAAGCATCATACAAAGTAGGGAATAAATACACCTTGCCTTTCTCACTAAGACCCCAAAGCAGCGTGGCCAGCAATATCCTGAACGCACTAggtttctaataaaatataaggGTTCTATATGATGGGACAATTACTACACAAAATCCATTTCCCACCtaattttgtttctcttaatccagtggttctcaaccttcctaatgctgctaccctttagtacagttcctcatgttttaaTGAgtcccaaccataaaactatctCCATCGCTACCTcttaactgtaaatttgctacttttatgaatcatagtTTAAGCTATCTGGTATGTGACTCCTCTGACAGGGTCAttgcaactcacaggttgagagccactacAATGGCTGAACTTTGAGTAAACTGACTACTTTTAACTGTGTCAAGCCTAATTTATAATTACATGCTAGAGCTAAGTGAAAAGGGAACAACTTAAAACTTTCCACGTGGCAGTTAGCCTTGCTCCCCACCAGTGAGATTTTCAAGTCTCAGTGCTCTATGGGTAGAATATGCCATGCCTGAATTTGGGGTAATAATGCCCAAATAAACTAAATGACTCCCAAAATAATTCTCTTGACAGTTCTATATTTCAATTTAGTTACATAATGCTCTTCTTAAAATCACTGCTCATGCTAACATGTAAGATACATTATAGGGCTCTTCAGACCAAGACTTAAAAACAACCACTTGATGCCAACAAATAGTTTTATCTGGCTGTAAGAGCCATGATGAAGTGCtctactattttatttaaatagctcAAAGCCTGCCCACCTACCATGGAAACCACACTCAGATACCCCATGACTTTACCTGACTCCAGGGTCACTCATACTATGTCCATGGTAACGATAAGTCTGTAACTCCATCAGGATGGGCCCCTAAAACAGATGGTTAGGAACTATGGGGATGTGTGCCAAGAATTGTTGCCTCAAATGAAGAAACCCCCCCACAACATCCAATACATTCTTATCCATCTTCTATGTATCAGCTGAGTTGTCAAGAGTTTACTGGTTAACtgatgtttttcaagacagggtttctccgtataacagctctggctgtcctggaactcactctgtagtccaggcaggcctcaaatgcacagagatcccctgcttccccaagtgctgggattaaaggcatgtgccaccaccaggactgaccttttttgtttgtttttcaaacaggttttctctagcattggagcctgccctggaactcactctgtagaccaggctgtccacaaactcacagagatctgcctaactctgcctcccccaagtgctgggattaaaggcgtgcgctaccaccacccagtCTGGACTGATTCCTAACACCTATTTATCTCATGTTTCATCTTTCTCAATTTTACCAAAAGTAAACTGCAGGGGCATGTTTTCTGTGGTTAGAACTCTACTAAAATTTAGCTACTTGAACCTTTTAAGCCAGtctctgttcccctctccctTATCGCCATACACTGACAGGTAAAGCAGCAAGATAGACTGCACTTGAATGCCTACCTATTATCTAAGTAAAATTATGTATTGTGGGGATCAAATGACTTACGATTAACAGAGGGATGGGAACACAGAGGGATGGGAACACATAATTaaccaaaccaaaagacaaaacagcTTGTCAAAGTGAAGACAGAGGCAAAATGCCAAGGAAACCAACCAggtgagccaagaccatgctACCTCATTGGACTCTGCTTGTCTTAGAGAGCTCACTTAGTCATTACCCCAGGATAGCTCCAACAGCTTCTTTTAACTTTGAGATAATATCATTATAAACTTATAACCTATAATCTTATCTTACCTTACCAGACCTACAATAGGCAGCTGCAAACTTTGTTGCCTCTCGGACACACAAGATATCCATTCCATCTACCTATTAATAAAGATGGGAGAGGCAGAATGTAAGTGAATTGTCCAAATCCATTTCCCTTTTATTGTGGTGGTAAagaatggaatccagggcctcacacatgctaggcaagtgctctgccactgagccacacaccgCTTGCCCTCCCATTCAACTTTCAATGACCTATTCAGGACTAATGTGATAAAACTATAGAGCGTCTAGCTGACAGGGTATGGTTTTTGTCTCTACAATAAGGAAGCTTACCCTCAGTCCAGGAATAAAATCTCCTCTTTTGTAGTAATCTGTACTGGCAGCTGCTCTCTCGACAGATGTCCCCATGCCATAGCGGTTATTTTCACAGATGAAAATACAAGGTAATTTCCACAATGCTGCCATATTGTAAGCTTCAAATATTTGACCCTGAAAGTATATAAAATGTTTGAGTGGTTAATCTATTTCTCTAGACTTTTTTTTAGCATTTCTTAACAGGTGTTGCTCTGCCTAACACAGAAAGCTTGCACAAAGTTTCCGATGGTGAGGGGAAAGGAGCATGTGCTGCCTGTGATAGGGAAATGTGGTGGGTATTGTATGACTAGAATACATTTTGGGGATCTACTAATATAGACCAACTGCAAACAGGACCATGGAAAAGCACTGAGCTACCAATTAGTTTTATACTCTATTAGTCACACTCACTTGACCAAATAATTAGAGTGAACTAGCAGCATCTGAGATTCAGCATCTCGGACAGGGTAGCACTAAATGCCATCCAGAGACTGGTAATTACTGAAACCAAGACAGGATGAGCAAAGAAACCAAGAGCCAAGGTTCAGATGTGATAGGAATCGGGCATTGCCCTGGAGTCCAAGAAATTAAGAGCCTCTATATCGCACTATTGGTTTGTAATGGGGTATACATTTAACAAGTAAGGCTGGACCTATGGCTCAGCtgtaagagcacatgctgctcttgtagagaactcaagttcagtttccagcacccacatggcagctcacagccatccttatccccagttccaggggggaccttctgacctccatgggcaccaggcacacatgcagtgtacaaacatacatgtaggcaaaactagaaataaacagatctttaaaaaggaattttaaaaaatctcccaCAACAGAGCATATTTGCAAAGCACCAATATAAAGCAAAAggagtttcctcacagaaatttGCCCCTAGAAAGCTCTGGTAACTCATGTCAAGAGATAAATTTCTCATGTGAGTCAGCCACATGAAGTGCCATTTCAGTTAATAAACAGTATGTCATTTCTTTATAAATCCAAATATGACCAGTCATAACTTGGAAATAAAAGTAATTGTATTGCAAATTAAGAGATGCACTTACCTGATTAGCAGCGCCATCACCATATAGTGTCAAACAGACCTCATCTTTTCCATTGTACTTGCAGGCCAGAGCAATCCCTGCTCCTAGGGGCACCTAACATAAACAACAACCAAGAAAGGAACTGTAGGAATTAATCAGagttaaaatgcatttaaatttcAACTCCTGAAGAGAACCTGGGAAGCTAAACCAGTGCTTCAGTCTTCATTCCCAACCCCGTCACTATCCACCTACCCTGTTATTTTCAACAAAACATGAATAAATCCTATATTGTTTCACATTTCTGCACCCAAAGTTTTAATTACTGGTCCCAACAAGATAAAAAGTGAACCTgaatgtaatacacacacacacacacacacacacacacacactaaaaactcACTGTAGTAGACATTGTTGCATGCTGTTTTGTTTCACTTCTCATTAACTGATGAGAATGAAGACTATTGATGAATATTaaggcttttgatttttttattacacTATCAATTTAACAAGCTGCTCTTTTGCAATTGGGCCCCAGTGCTTACACTGCTTATGAGTATATCAGTGAGTGAATGAGGTGATGAGCCATTAATTTTACTGAAATATTAAAAGAAAGGTGAAGGGATAGCTCCACTGCTATAGCCTTTTACtcataaaacacaacaaaaacacgaacttttttttcttactctttgtCCCCTACCCACTTTTTTTTCAAAGCAGTAGGATAATATAGATCTGGAAGAATAGAATGCCACAATCACCATTACTGAGAAGTATTTGATGAGTGTGGTAGtttgagcaagaaaaaaaaagaaaaaagaaaaaaaccatgaACTTTAAAATCACTACCCAAATCTACTTATTAATTACACAACTGGCAAGATAAGCAGTAAGTATTTAAAGACAAATCAAACTCCCAAATTATCGAACTCCTTCAGAGAAGTTCTCTGGGTGAAGTCACAGACCAGGATCAAATATATACTAAAGGACGTGCTCTTCCTCAACTACCTGAGCTCCAACGATGCCATTGCCTCCATAGAAGTTCTTGGCGTACATGTGCATGGATCCGCCTTTCCCTTTAGCACAACCTCCTCTTCGTCCTAGAAATGGcagcacacacacccatgcatgaaAAACCAACCACACAAAGCAATAACCACCACACAATCCAATTGTCTAAACACCTGTCTCTCCAGGAAAATACACTCCTCATCTCCATCTGGGATAAGGAGGTTAGGCTAATCCAATGGTATTTTTGACATTGAGTTCAGAGGGGAGTACACACACCTCACTTCTATCTGGCACACTAAATAATGTAAGGTTCAAAACAGTCACAGAAAAGAGGAATATGAAACAGATTGTCTAGAATCTGCCTACATTTCACAAATCACTTCAACCCAATTTACTTTCTTTGCTATGTGTCTCAAGTTTTAGTGATAGTGAACTTTATTCCCACTATACAGGGCTATGCTTTTCCAATTTTACTTGAGGGGCCAGATGACCTCATAAATGGTTTATTCAGAGGCACATCAGAAGTACCAGGATACACACAAggcttgtttcaaaaacaaaataactatttttttttaccactaaCTTATAATGCTTAGTAATTTAATGGGAGATACTTGAAAATTTCCTCCACTCACTATCCCTTTCTGTAAATCCATAGCAAACCTGTTAGCTCTGCAAGAATTGCTCGGACAGGTAGGCCCCGAGTGAAGGTGAAGCCATGCGCTCGATAGGCTGTGATGAGATGGTCCGTGGGGTTTATGCCAGCCTCCAGGCCCACGCAGCAGGCTTCCTGTGGTAAAGGAAGAACCATGAAGTAAtgccattatttatttttgaataaaaaGTTTCTATTAGAGATCCAACATTTTAAAAACCTTGGATCAAGctgagcaatggtggcacacactttatcagcagacagaggcagatctctgtgagattgaggtcagactggtctacagagtgagttccataacagccagagccacacagagaaaccctgtctagaaaaactaaaacagacaaaaaataatcaaacaaaaccCATGGATCAATAAACCCGTCATTTGTAACTCAAGGAAAATGAATACTTTTTCAtcaaaaaaacaaagtagagGGTAAGGTCCAAACTAGAAGCCATAACCAATGCACAAATATGCCTTGACagagtttaaaaatataatctgCCACTTGGATGTCAACATTAGAAAATTGATAGAATGCATGAAAACCAAAGAAGCCCTAGTTATGTTTCCACACAGAAGTAATTGACTGGAACCAAGTCATAGCCTCTCTGGGTAGGGCATAACCATCCTAACTCTCCACTGATCCATCTTACACTGTCCACATTTTGTTATATATAGCTTACTTCAGTCATTTATTCTACCTAGCTAGCTCCTGTAGGCTTCTGAGCTTAGAACCAGTGGCTGTAACCCATTGTGATAGTAACTGTCAACTTAAAAAGCTCTAGGCATGTCCATGAAGAAGTTTCTTGGGCTGAAGCGGGAAGACCCACCCTACATGTGGATGGCACCTCCCCATTGCCTAGGATCCCAGATtgaatgaaaaaggagaaagcaaggtgAGCAATAGCATTCACTGCAGTCTGATCTGCAGTCACTTCCTGACCTGACTGCAGATTCAATATGACCAGCTATCTATCTCTGCATCTACTGCCATGCTTTCCCTACCAAGATGGActgtaccttcaaactgtgaggTAAAATAAATACTTCCTTATATTGCTTCTGTTGGCTATTTGTCAAAAAAGGAAGTaattaatacacacatacatacaacaacaaaataaccttTTCCCAAGAATGTATTCAGTGTAGGTGAGTGGGGTTCTAGCAaattttaaaactagaattcTAAGAACAGATATAAAAGTCATGCTAAGTATGAACGAATTCTTATGCTTAAAATTCATAGTGGGTCCTAGCATTCTACCTTTTATTCTGAAATCCCTATTTCAAATCCTTCTGATCCAAGCAGCAGTGTGAaaaccaataaaaacagaaaccataTTTAAAGCTaagtgtgatggctcatgcctataatcccagcattctgggggATGAGGTAGCATTGTCAAGTTCCAGGAATTTCAAGCCATCTTGGACAGTGGGAGGACAGACACAAAGGGAgaactcagtgagtaaagatgtTTGCTATCTAGCCTGACAGCTTGAggtcaatccctggaacccatatggtaAAAGGGAAGAACCAaatcctgcaagctgtcctctgaccccccaccacacatacataccccacacacaacaaaataagtaaacaaatggtgcttttttaatattttaaaagcctaGGGTGAAGGGGAAGTAAAAGAGATGACGGGAAAGAAGGCATAAAGAAAGAAACCTATTTAAAATATCCTAATAACATACACGTCTGTATAACAAACCTATCACTTACCTGACCATCACACAAGTGACAGAAACCACgaataattttctgtttataCAACTGATCTGCCTTTAGCTCCATTCGCCGCACAGTCTGCATCATCCTGTAGTACTTGAGCCCATCTTCTCTGGTGAGCACTGTGGTGACTGGAGGACCCTCTTCTAGCCGATGAAGGTCACATTTCTGAAATGAAATAAGGTGGTCACCCTCCACAAATACTGCTGACTCGTTCTAAGATCCAACTCCACACAAATAATACACAACCTGAACAGCAGCTAAGAAACACAAGCCTCAGCATTGCTGCAAGAATAATGAatgatagcacacaccttgaTCCCATCGCTTgaaaggtaaaggcaggaggagcaaGAATTTAAGGTTATCCTTTGCTAGATGGAGTTTGGGACTAACCCAGGCTCCATGAAACTCTgcctcgaaaacaaaacaaaaacagtgctaCAAAATGCTTCTGAGTCCTTAAATTTATGGTCATCAATGTTTCACTGACTCACACCCTATACCACAGGTATACCCAACCTCTGGCTCAAAAAGGGCCATGTGCCAGGATAGCTATTGGTTCAACCAAACAtatttgtagatgacaacatGTCAGAATGTCAAGAGGTTGAACAACCCTGCCAGAGTGTATTTTTCAAGCCCCTCTCCGTTAAACCACCAGCAAGTTATTCTTACTAAACTTCTCTGAACCTTTGATTCTAGAATATTTGAAAGAAAGTGACTCCATCTTCAAAGCACCAGTATCAAAATACTCCTTAAAGGTGAAACTGAATTTGACTGTACCTGTGAAAAAAACTAGTAATAGGAAGTGAAACACCTCTTACCTTAATGTCAAATGTAGCATCATTTGCAAAATTACGGGAAGCTATTAGCACTCTGCTTgcctagaaaacaaaaatatgaaaataaagtcatcacttttgttttttactgtcAAGAACAAGTCATTACTATCATGAATCCATGCTTAAggattttttttgtagttttttgagacagggtttctctgtagctttggaggcttgtcctggaactcactctgtagaccaggctgatgttgaactcacagagatctgtctcctgagtgcaccGCCTAGCTGCTTATGGATTTTAAACACAGCCATATCACTATCTGAAGACAAAAAGGAAGGTGGCAAATGTCAAACCTATCCAGTTCCCACTTTGTTTTCAAAGCAATTACAGTGAGGATAATAACTGGTCAAATAAGAAACTAGATTATGTATGGGCTTTTTAAGGTTTATTATTCGAAAATACTGCAAATAAAACTATCTGTTAATCCCTATTTAAGGCAAAGTACTTTTCTATGACATAcccatgaagaaaaaaaactaaagtgTGAGATAAATACCTTAGTGAAAACCATGTGAACACTTGTCAAAAACAATGGATTTGGGTCAGCCATTCTATAACAGGAGCAGCCTAAATGTTGAGAAGGCTCCTCCTGAAGCCCCATAACAGAAGAATATTTCTTAAAACAGTATTCCCCTGACTGGTTTGAGTGCTATCATTACTCAGAGTTACTGATTCCTTTCTGCCCTCACAACTGAACAATCAGAATACAACAAAAACATTCTAAGCGATAGAGCACAAAAACAATTATTCTATTCTAGCCACAGCCACATTTTCACATACTTACATGTAAACTAGCATCATTTCTTTTCCTGGAGATGTAAAGCACATTTACCAGATCCCATAGAAAAACATGTTTAATATGTACCCCGATATAATTTTGTAGCACTGGACTTGACCTTGGTGAGGAGTTAAGATCAGCATACTAGTTATACCTCCAAATGTATGAGCCAAAAGGCAGAGTGAAAATTCTACTTAGCTCTCTCTTACTCTTTTCCATTGCCTCCACCCCcccatgctggaattacaggcctgcaGTAGCCTCTATTTACCTATGTACAGGATATAGTCTTAGATTCTCAGTAGAAGCCCAAAGCCACTGCAAACAGTTAATGCCATGTGTGAGTATTGTGACACCAAGGCAGCTGATCTGATGATAATCAGGGGGTGGGTGGAATATACAGGGTGGACACCTGGCCAAAGGGATGATTTACATCCTAATCTAATATGGACAGTATAGGATTATGTTATTCTAGTCAGAATAGCACACAGATTAAAACTCATGAATTATTTCTTTCTGAAACTTTTCCATGAGTATTTTCAGACCATATCTGACAAGAGGTAACTGAAACTAGGGAAATTTGCAAAGCCAGGGACACAAGGTGGGGAGGGGCACAATATGGCAACTGCTGTATTATTTCTGATAAAGCCAACAAAGGCAATGACTACCCAAGGAAAAAATCCAACTAAATACCAGTAATGGATGCTTCAGTTAAATCAGGTAGAGAGAATGTGTAAACAGCTATcttagaatgaagaaaaatgtagaaaaaataaaCCTGAGACCAACCAAGAAGCAAACAAATGgttgtgctatttttttttttttggcagttaaaatgattttgtggccgggcggtagtggcacatgatttaatcccagcacttgggaggaagaggcaggtggatctcagtgagttcagagccagtctggcctacagccgggactgttacagagagaaacacagtctcaaaaaaccaaaaaaaaggggggggggagattttGTGGAGCTAGAAAAAGCTATTCTATTGCAAAACAAGTTTCTAGATACAACTACAGAAACTAATTTGGGGAACAATCTAAGGCAGAGACAAAACTTAAGTTTCAAACCCCCAACAAACGCCTAGgtacctatttaacatatcaaagctggACTTGCcagccaggttctcccagcatttcccagccccagaggctcttccctatacAATCCAGACACAGTGGTTAGTTACCCTTCCCTTTTAGTACCTTTGGCCACCTGGCTGCAGCACttggttcccctttctcccttttccctatgcccacccctccccacatggcccagctcagtctggttgtgtccactctggactctcccagatgttcCTGCCTCTTGACTATGCTCTCCCTCATACCTACAATAAACTCTCCTCAACCATTCCTAGGAACagttatgaactttccttttttatttttttcattcgtAAACCAGCGAGGCATTGGTAGCAAAGATAAGTTCTTTCTCAAAGATAAAATTtatagagctgggtgtggtggggcacacctttagtcccagcactggggaggcagagacaggtggctctctctgaGTAATCTAcaggagttctaggacagccaggctacacagaaaaatcctgtctagaaCAATCAAAAATAATTCTCTTGAAATGGGATTCctggtgggttttctttttgttggggTGGGCtagggattgaacacaggacctcacGTATGCTATGTGCATACTCTGAGCTACACTTCAGCCCCTAATGAAATTCCTTTCCCAGAGACCTTAACaatttattcaacaaaaataaaaacgtGTATCTAAATAcagaaagaattttcaaaagtATTCTAAGAATTCTCAGAAAGTACCAACATGAATTAAAAACCTTACCTAATACGCAAAGGCAAGAAAAAATGATATTGGTAGTAAAAATCTcacaaaaggaaacataaaaaatacaagcaataaggcaaaataaaaattttaaatgtagttCAGTCTTTCAcctcatttaaaagtaaaaccacaCTTTTATAATCCACTTCGAAGTTACACATACAAAACTGAAGTACATCTCCACACTTCCCTAATAAAACGTGGAAAGGTACAAAACAGGTAGAGGCCTCAGAGGAAAACTTTAGGCATAGTATCTCAGCTATCAAGAAGCAAGTGCCtaatccccctcccccactgagtATCCCTTGGCCACTGCAGCTCTAGTTACACAAGTTTGAAGAGCCACTGCTTACTATTTGTAAGGATCTTGTTGCAAGGcttaaattaaatgtaaaagtCTTTTCATATGTTTAACATGAAAACCTAAAAAAATCGAGCTATTTTGCGTTACATAggctgaaataaaaagaaaactgcaattACTTAGAATTGCAAACAATAAAAAGATTCATTAGAGTTTAATGGTCTACTCTGAAGTGAAACTTGGAagttttcaacatttaaaaatcctCAGGAATGGTTCCTAATTAGCATGTAACAAGTATAGTCGCAAAGAAATTAACAGCCAGGCGTGGTGTGATGTGGTGtggtgcctttgatcccagcactcaggaggcaaaggcaggcagggatCTATCTCTGTGACAGGAGGCTGGTCAGAGCTCCAGTGAACCCCTTACTGAAGGAGACAGGCAGAAACACAGGTCAAGCTACTCCACCCACCATCTTAGCCGGCCAGATGTGGTAACACAAGATTTTAATGCAATcagtcaggaggtagaggtaagcagatctgagttccaggccggccTGGGATACgtagtgaaagaccttgtctcaaaaaggaattaaaaaggtAGCTACTGGAGAGTTTACACCATAACACCACCAAGTGAGCAAAATAACTGGGTTCTTTCTATGGTGAATTCAACTCTAGAATTCATTTTTTCCTGCTGTAAGGTGAATAAAGGAAACTAAACACACCCAAGGTCTAGCATCTAACAAACATTTAAGGGTGTCCCCAGGCTCTTATTGCCCTCTATACTCCAAAATGGGAGCACATGTCTTAAAAGTGGAAGGTaggatttttattgattttattggttttttgagacagggtttttctgtggctttggaggctgtcctggaactagctcttgtcgaccaggctggtctcgaactcagagatccagctgcctcttcctcccgagtgctgggattaaaggcgtgagccaccaccccGCAGCTggatttttattgatttaagaTTCTAATTCAACTTCTTAAAACTTTGATTTAGTAAGAGCTGTTTTTCCCCTTTCTGCTGAGGGGAACAAagcttcctttattttatttttttttttcgagacagggtttctctgtgtagctttggagcctatcctggcactcgctctggagaccaggctggcctggaactcagagatccgcctgcctctgcctccggagtgctgggattaaaggcgtgtgccaccaacaccccgccAAAGCTTCTTTTAGTTTTCATCTTTATTCCATGTCCAGTCTCCACGCTATAAACAA from Cricetulus griseus strain 17A/GY chromosome X, alternate assembly CriGri-PICRH-1.0, whole genome shotgun sequence encodes the following:
- the Pdha1 gene encoding pyruvate dehydrogenase E1 component subunit alpha, somatic form, mitochondrial, producing MRKMLAAVSRVLAGAAQKPASRVLIASRNFANDATFDIKKCDLHRLEEGPPVTTVLTREDGLKYYRMMQTVRRMELKADQLYKQKIIRGFCHLCDGQEACCVGLEAGINPTDHLITAYRAHGFTFTRGLPVRAILAELTGRRGGCAKGKGGSMHMYAKNFYGGNGIVGAQVPLGAGIALACKYNGKDEVCLTLYGDGAANQGQIFEAYNMAALWKLPCIFICENNRYGMGTSVERAAASTDYYKRGDFIPGLRVDGMDILCVREATKFAAAYCRSGKGPILMELQTYRYHGHSMSDPGVSYRTREEIQEVRSKSDPIMLLKDRMVNSNLASVEELKEIDVEVRKEIEDAAQFATADPEPPLEELGYHIYSSDPPFEVRGANQWIKFKSVS